A genomic window from Streptomyces mirabilis includes:
- a CDS encoding NAD(P)H-binding protein, with the protein MVTSNLVLIAGAGGVGRTVLGQLRAQGVPVRAMVRRDDDRAAALRALGAEVVVGDLTRPETVAAALEGVGRMYFAMPVSPDHLLAATVVASVAREYGKLDGLVGLSQMTVSQMTATSTEESHQQRLHWLAEQVLNWSGLPVVHMRPTAFLDTPLFTSLAARSIRENGTLALPFGTGRTSPVAVDDIARVVATVLRDPAPHVGQVYELTGPRSVDMKELAEEFSRALERPVTYVDVPPERWEAELPKLGMPPHLEQHVAVMGRLHRENRYDRTADGVERVTGVPAQTIEAFVAARRDFYLG; encoded by the coding sequence ATGGTCACGAGCAACCTTGTTCTCATCGCCGGCGCCGGTGGCGTGGGCCGCACGGTCCTCGGGCAACTGCGCGCACAGGGCGTGCCGGTGCGCGCAATGGTCCGCCGCGACGACGACCGTGCTGCCGCGCTGCGCGCGCTCGGCGCGGAGGTCGTCGTCGGCGATCTGACCCGGCCCGAGACCGTCGCCGCCGCGCTGGAGGGTGTCGGGCGGATGTACTTCGCGATGCCCGTGTCGCCGGACCACCTGCTGGCGGCGACCGTGGTGGCCTCCGTCGCCAGGGAGTACGGGAAGCTGGACGGCCTGGTCGGGCTGTCCCAGATGACGGTGTCGCAGATGACCGCCACCAGCACCGAGGAGTCGCACCAGCAGCGGCTGCACTGGCTGGCGGAGCAGGTACTGAACTGGTCCGGCCTGCCCGTGGTGCACATGCGGCCGACGGCGTTCCTGGACACTCCGCTGTTCACCTCGCTGGCGGCGCGGTCGATCCGGGAGAACGGCACGCTCGCGCTGCCGTTCGGCACCGGGCGCACGTCGCCGGTCGCCGTGGACGACATCGCCCGGGTGGTCGCCACCGTGCTCCGGGACCCGGCTCCGCACGTCGGGCAGGTCTACGAGCTGACCGGGCCCCGCTCGGTCGACATGAAGGAGCTGGCCGAGGAGTTCTCGCGGGCGCTGGAACGACCGGTGACCTACGTGGACGTGCCCCCGGAGAGGTGGGAGGCCGAGCTCCCGAAGCTGGGGATGCCGCCGCACCTCGAACAGCACGTCGCCGTCATGGGCCGACTCCACCGTGAGAACCGCTACGACCGCACCGCCGACGGCGTCGAACGGGTCACGGGCGTACCCGCCCAGACGATCGAGGCGTTCGTGGCCGCCCGCAGGGACTTCTACCTGGGCTGA
- a CDS encoding GNAT family N-acetyltransferase: protein MPENASAYLAEGPRVGIRHFTYEDGAEFTARARESKALHQPWLFPPRSVDAYAAYAGRLIEDRTKAGFLVCERDNGAIAGFININNIVEGGFLCGALGYGAFAHATGRGLMAEGLGLVVRYAFGAMGLHRLEINVQPRNAASIALARRCGFRLEGFSPDFIYIDGAWRDHERWAITSEMLPSS from the coding sequence ATGCCTGAGAACGCCTCCGCCTATCTTGCCGAGGGCCCCCGCGTGGGCATCCGGCACTTCACCTACGAGGACGGTGCCGAGTTCACCGCACGGGCCCGGGAGAGCAAGGCGCTGCACCAGCCCTGGCTCTTCCCGCCCCGCAGCGTCGACGCCTACGCCGCCTACGCGGGGCGGCTCATCGAGGACCGTACGAAGGCCGGGTTCCTGGTCTGCGAACGGGACAACGGGGCCATCGCCGGTTTCATCAACATCAACAACATCGTCGAGGGCGGCTTCCTGTGCGGGGCGCTGGGCTACGGCGCCTTCGCACACGCCACGGGGCGCGGGCTGATGGCCGAGGGACTCGGGCTCGTGGTCAGGTACGCCTTCGGGGCGATGGGGCTGCATCGGCTGGAGATCAATGTCCAGCCCCGGAACGCGGCCTCGATCGCCCTCGCCCGGCGCTGCGGCTTCAGGCTCGAGGGGTTCTCGCCGGACTTCATCTACATCGACGGGGCGTGGCGAGACCACGAGCGATGGGCGATCACCTCGGAGATGCTCCCGTCGAGCTGA
- a CDS encoding LD-carboxypeptidase, translating to MKALTRPARLVPGARVAVVAPSGPVVEERLAAGLDILRGWDLDPVVAPHVLDRHPEFTYLAGTDADRAADFQAAWCDPDVAAVLCARGGYGVQRMVDLLDWDAIRAAGPKVLLGFSDITALHEAFANRAGLATLHGPMVAAVDFIKNARAQEHLRATLFEPETVRVIGSGGDAAPLVPGLASGVLLGGCLSMLAADLGTPHARTSARGGLLCLEDVGEETYRLDRVLTQLLRAGWLDGVTGILLGSWVRCSPYEHVRTLLTDRLGGLGVPVVEEFGFGHGEGALTIPFGVRAELDADAGTLRLEEPALS from the coding sequence GTGAAAGCCCTGACCCGTCCCGCCCGTCTCGTCCCGGGGGCCCGCGTCGCCGTCGTCGCTCCCAGCGGGCCCGTGGTCGAGGAGCGGCTGGCCGCGGGCCTCGACATCCTGCGCGGCTGGGACCTCGACCCCGTCGTGGCACCACATGTCCTGGACCGGCACCCCGAGTTCACCTACCTCGCGGGCACCGACGCCGACCGGGCCGCCGACTTCCAGGCCGCCTGGTGCGACCCGGACGTGGCCGCGGTGCTCTGCGCCCGCGGCGGCTACGGCGTCCAGCGCATGGTCGACCTCCTCGACTGGGACGCGATACGGGCCGCCGGGCCCAAGGTGCTCCTCGGCTTCAGTGACATCACGGCACTGCACGAGGCGTTCGCGAACCGCGCAGGGCTGGCGACGCTGCACGGGCCGATGGTCGCGGCCGTCGACTTCATCAAGAACGCGCGGGCACAGGAACATCTGCGGGCGACGCTCTTCGAACCGGAGACGGTACGGGTGATCGGGTCCGGCGGGGACGCGGCACCGCTCGTGCCCGGCCTCGCCTCGGGTGTCCTGCTCGGCGGATGCCTGAGCATGCTCGCCGCCGACCTGGGCACCCCGCACGCCCGGACCTCCGCGCGCGGCGGCCTGCTCTGCCTGGAGGACGTGGGTGAGGAGACGTACCGCCTCGACCGGGTGCTCACCCAACTCCTGCGGGCCGGCTGGCTGGACGGGGTCACCGGGATCCTGCTCGGCTCCTGGGTGCGCTGCTCGCCGTACGAGCACGTGCGGACGCTGCTCACCGACCGGCTCGGCGGCCTCGGGGTGCCGGTCGTCGAGGAGTTCGGATTCGGGCACGGCGAGGGCGCGTTGACGATTCCCTTCGGGGTACGGGCCGAACTCGACGCGGACGCGGGGACCCTGAGGCTGGAGGAGCCGGCACTCAGCTAG